The following are from one region of the Anaeropeptidivorans aminofermentans genome:
- a CDS encoding ABC transporter permease: MRNLKKFYLGLMLLFMYAPIVVLIAFSFNESRSRGYWGGFTLDWYIELFHDKRIMKALYNTVVIALLSSAIATVIGTIASIGINGLSKASRNVVMNITNLPVLNPDIVTGVSLMILYISVFKILGLGQLGFMTLLISHVTFNIPYVILSVLPKLRQLDKNLYEAALDLGASPLFAFFKVVLPEIMPGIVTGAIFAFTLSIDDFVISFFTTGSGVSNLSVIVYSMARRGVNPKINALSTLMFVAVLALLYLINKRDASKLKES; this comes from the coding sequence ATGAGAAATTTAAAAAAGTTCTATCTCGGGCTGATGCTTTTATTCATGTATGCCCCCATCGTAGTTTTAATCGCCTTTTCCTTTAACGAGTCTCGTTCAAGAGGATATTGGGGCGGATTTACTTTAGACTGGTATATTGAACTTTTTCACGATAAAAGAATAATGAAGGCCCTTTATAATACTGTTGTTATTGCTCTTTTATCCTCTGCTATAGCCACAGTAATCGGCACCATTGCCTCCATAGGCATCAACGGGCTTTCAAAGGCCTCAAGGAACGTTGTAATGAATATTACGAATCTTCCTGTTTTAAACCCTGATATCGTTACCGGTGTATCCCTCATGATACTTTATATATCCGTATTTAAAATATTAGGGTTAGGCCAGCTGGGATTTATGACTTTACTTATTTCCCACGTTACATTTAATATCCCTTATGTTATACTTTCGGTTCTGCCAAAGCTAAGGCAGCTTGATAAAAATTTATATGAAGCGGCCCTTGATTTAGGCGCAAGCCCTCTGTTCGCCTTCTTTAAAGTCGTTCTTCCCGAAATCATGCCGGGGATCGTAACAGGCGCAATATTTGCTTTTACCTTATCTATAGACGATTTTGTAATAAGCTTTTTTACCACAGGCTCTGGCGTAAGCAATTTATCGGTTATTGTATATTCAATGGCAAGACGCGGCGTAAACCCCAAAATAAACGCTCTGTCTACTTTGATGTTCGTAGCTGTTCTTGCCCTTTTATATTTAATTAACAAAAGAGACGCTTCAAAGCTTAAGGAATCATAA
- a CDS encoding ABC transporter substrate-binding protein — MKLKVKNVLLALAASAMLISGCSGNGSPKGSEDVPASELAGTSINVYNWGDYIDEEVLDIFTEETGITVNYDYFDSNEIMYAKIKNSGASYDVAFPSDYMITKMIAEDMLLKLDFNNIPNYEYIDDKFKNLDFDPNNEYSVPYMWGTLGILYNTDMVDDEVNSWNILWNEKYKGEIFMYSSQRDAFVPALRLLGYSVNTTNIDELNEAKELLINQMPLVQAYVGDPVKDKMIGNEGALALVYSGDAIYCQEYNENLEYVIPDEGSNAWFDNVVIPSTAKNKAGAEAFINFLCRPDIAQKNTEYIGYSTTNKEVAEELGEEFLNNPVYWPSDEIFDELEVFVDLGDFIQEFDKAWTEVLTASSK; from the coding sequence ATGAAATTGAAAGTTAAAAATGTTTTATTGGCTTTAGCGGCATCCGCCATGCTTATTTCAGGCTGCTCAGGAAATGGCTCTCCAAAGGGTTCGGAAGACGTACCTGCATCTGAGCTTGCCGGAACCTCCATCAACGTATATAACTGGGGAGATTATATAGACGAAGAGGTTCTTGATATATTTACCGAAGAAACAGGAATAACGGTAAATTACGATTATTTTGACAGCAACGAAATCATGTATGCCAAGATAAAAAACAGCGGCGCAAGCTATGATGTAGCTTTTCCGTCAGATTATATGATTACAAAGATGATTGCAGAAGATATGCTTCTTAAGCTTGATTTTAACAATATCCCTAATTATGAATATATTGATGATAAATTCAAAAACCTTGATTTTGACCCTAACAATGAATATTCCGTTCCATATATGTGGGGAACATTGGGAATACTCTATAATACAGATATGGTCGATGATGAGGTAAATAGCTGGAATATCCTTTGGAACGAAAAATATAAAGGCGAAATATTTATGTATTCAAGCCAAAGAGACGCTTTTGTTCCTGCTTTAAGGCTCCTTGGGTATTCTGTAAACACAACGAATATCGATGAATTAAACGAAGCAAAAGAGCTTCTTATTAATCAGATGCCTTTAGTTCAGGCATACGTTGGAGACCCTGTAAAGGATAAAATGATAGGAAACGAAGGCGCATTAGCCCTCGTATACTCCGGTGACGCCATCTACTGCCAGGAATATAATGAAAACCTTGAATATGTAATCCCCGATGAAGGAAGCAATGCATGGTTTGATAATGTAGTTATTCCAAGCACCGCAAAGAATAAAGCAGGCGCAGAAGCATTTATAAACTTCCTCTGCCGCCCTGATATAGCCCAGAAAAACACAGAATACATTGGATACAGCACCACGAATAAAGAAGTTGCCGAGGAACTGGGAGAAGAATTTTTAAATAATCCTGTTTACTGGCCCTCTGATGAAATCTTCGATGAACTGGAAGTATTTGTTGACCTTGGAGATTTCATTCAGGAATTTGATAAAGCATGGACAGAAGTACTTACAGCAAGTTCAAAATAA
- a CDS encoding aspartate/glutamate racemase family protein, with product MKKLGLIGGIGPESTISYYKNIAYGIQKRVGKPFFPSLIIESVNVFHVLEMCDRKEYENLTDYLLKGINNLAAGGADFAAMTGNTAHIVFDELKALSPIPLVSIIESACDETKRQGLTNIGLLGTKATMDGDFFIKPFSDNNINVFTPSEEEKAYIGEKIETELEFGIINQETFSGFMDIAERMVTENHIQAIVLGCTELPLLFKDAKLPVKSLNTMEIHINTLINMILE from the coding sequence ATGAAAAAATTAGGTTTAATTGGCGGTATTGGGCCTGAATCTACAATATCCTATTATAAAAACATTGCTTATGGTATTCAAAAAAGAGTTGGAAAGCCTTTCTTTCCGAGCCTTATTATTGAAAGCGTCAATGTTTTCCATGTGCTTGAGATGTGTGACAGAAAAGAGTATGAGAATTTAACAGACTATCTTTTAAAAGGTATAAATAACCTTGCGGCTGGGGGAGCAGATTTTGCTGCCATGACCGGTAATACTGCCCATATTGTTTTTGATGAGCTTAAAGCGCTATCTCCCATACCCTTAGTCAGCATAATCGAATCGGCTTGTGATGAAACAAAAAGGCAAGGGTTAACTAACATTGGTCTGCTTGGAACGAAAGCAACAATGGACGGTGATTTTTTTATTAAGCCGTTTTCTGATAACAACATTAATGTATTTACGCCAAGTGAAGAAGAAAAGGCATACATTGGAGAAAAAATTGAGACAGAGCTTGAATTTGGCATAATAAATCAGGAAACCTTTTCAGGCTTTATGGATATTGCTGAAAGAATGGTTACAGAAAATCATATTCAGGCCATAGTTTTAGGCTGTACAGAACTGCCCTTACTTTTTAAAGATGCTAAATTGCCTGTAAAATCTCTTAACACAATGGAAATACATATCAATACTTTAATAAATATGATTTTGGAATAA
- a CDS encoding YlmH/Sll1252 family protein, with product MFSKALNQVFICEEKCFKTFSDFLDPIKAELFSKVISESSDIIVKSFGGAEGCERKLLGFSPYWEELTEEEFPIDQIEIIFSKTGGKGLSHKDFLGSILGLGIDRAKIGDIFIFEKRAVAFVNKSVSDFIIMGLKSVGRVSVEASIVQDEFFIPPLLEYKETAVNVASLRLDAVISAGFLLSRSLSLKLIQGDKAQINWVNISNPSAAVKKGDSITLRGHGRLIITDIEERRKEGFKISLRRLG from the coding sequence TTGTTTTCAAAAGCTTTAAATCAGGTTTTTATCTGTGAGGAAAAATGTTTTAAAACTTTTTCCGATTTTTTGGACCCTATAAAAGCCGAACTGTTTTCCAAGGTAATTTCTGAAAGTTCCGATATTATTGTTAAATCTTTCGGCGGGGCGGAAGGCTGCGAAAGAAAGCTTCTGGGTTTTTCTCCTTATTGGGAGGAGCTTACGGAAGAAGAGTTTCCTATAGACCAAATAGAAATCATATTTTCAAAAACAGGAGGAAAAGGCCTTAGCCATAAAGACTTTTTAGGCTCAATATTAGGCCTTGGAATAGACAGGGCAAAAATAGGAGATATTTTTATATTTGAAAAGAGAGCTGTGGCATTTGTAAATAAATCTGTTTCGGATTTTATTATTATGGGGCTTAAAAGTGTAGGCAGGGTTTCTGTAGAAGCTTCTATAGTGCAGGATGAGTTTTTTATCCCTCCTCTTTTAGAATACAAGGAAACAGCGGTTAATGTGGCATCTTTAAGGCTGGACGCCGTAATAAGCGCAGGCTTTTTGCTTTCAAGAAGCCTATCTCTTAAGCTTATACAAGGGGATAAGGCGCAAATAAACTGGGTAAACATATCGAACCCTTCAGCGGCAGTCAAAAAGGGCGACAGCATAACTTTAAGGGGCCATGGAAGGCTTATAATTACCGATATAGAAGAACGGCGCAAAGAAGGCTTCAAAATAAGCTTAAGGCGTTTAGGATAA
- a CDS encoding YggT family protein, whose product MRDILARSIGQFANLLDFLILISCIMSWLPINRDSFIPRTITALTEPLMSPVRKLLYKSPLGGPGMMLDFSPVIVILLINLISGLLQTLIYSF is encoded by the coding sequence ATGAGAGATATTTTAGCAAGGTCTATCGGGCAGTTTGCGAATCTGCTGGATTTTCTTATATTAATAAGCTGCATCATGAGCTGGCTGCCTATTAACAGGGATTCATTTATTCCAAGGACTATAACGGCTCTTACGGAACCGCTTATGTCTCCCGTAAGGAAGCTTTTATACAAATCGCCTTTAGGGGGTCCCGGCATGATGCTTGACTTTTCTCCTGTAATAGTGATTTTGCTTATTAATCTTATAAGCGGTCTTCTTCAGACCCTTATATACAGCTTTTAG
- a CDS encoding cell division protein SepF: protein MPEIFKKLKDALLGVDIEDEMDYDDEYEEYDEPVVERPTAEIKSFQPRLAPERARGTSNIRSLSSNVVDLHRKSQIDIVLPKNIEDARDVIDNTKSDIISVVNLEGVDGADAQRIADFLSGSVDALDGNIRRLSNDMFVIAPRGVEITGAVSSEINEEIRSFGLSSSWLNSAFK, encoded by the coding sequence ATGCCTGAGATTTTTAAGAAGCTTAAAGATGCATTACTTGGGGTAGATATTGAAGATGAGATGGATTATGATGACGAATATGAGGAATATGACGAGCCTGTAGTTGAAAGGCCGACCGCTGAAATAAAGAGCTTTCAGCCAAGGCTTGCTCCTGAAAGGGCAAGGGGAACTTCCAATATCAGAAGCCTTTCATCAAACGTTGTAGACCTTCACAGAAAGTCTCAAATTGATATAGTATTGCCTAAGAATATTGAAGATGCAAGAGACGTTATAGACAATACAAAAAGCGATATCATATCTGTGGTTAATCTTGAAGGCGTTGACGGAGCTGATGCTCAGAGAATTGCCGATTTCTTAAGCGGCTCTGTAGATGCTCTTGACGGAAACATCAGAAGATTAAGTAACGATATGTTTGTAATTGCTCCAAGAGGCGTTGAGATAACAGGTGCGGTCTCATCGGAAATAAATGAAGAGATAAGAAGTTTCGGGCTTTCCTCCTCATGGTTGAATTCAGCATTTAAATAG
- a CDS encoding HlyD family efflux transporter periplasmic adaptor subunit has translation MARNINNGNSRNGKRPVKKPVRKVPESRKSPPARASTKGPERENNVVPFNARKRAAAKRASATRDLIIMITALALFSISVGGTIYKYATKKDIATMVVPMGSVDIPRVINGIIIRDEAVYRSNAGGNVDFWVADKQKVKSGTVVCSIKNPETTKALENQSEILSQKILDMQSLRTEVSAFTHDVSNINKKIKSDIDKNLFLLSGDDFSAVYKLKDSVEKNINKRNELLLSEGKGSLESYVNENRQYSEKLSQSIATVSVTEGGIVSYVVDGFEELLNFSNMDQVRKEETVMQIVPKISERVKEASEGSEVFKIVKSNEWYIASYIENDLTLNWKESDTVKLYLDKDGEYMGIDFKIEELERREKESFVLFKSNKQMYDFLDMRSVSFKTYDSIYSGIKIPENAITERTFLKIPEDYVINSKGRDVVYKLINDKTEEVAISMKSLRLNEDKGGYVYVMQDFNNIKRGDTVIMPEKEKDSEGEENAPAANNLEKTYVIDEIVVSKGVFKANSGIASFTSISTEGMTKGNNGYVILPASPEGSASGIKIYDIIVSDAVNNYIQEGDRIN, from the coding sequence ATGGCAAGAAATATAAATAACGGTAACAGCCGAAACGGAAAAAGACCGGTTAAAAAACCCGTAAGAAAAGTTCCGGAAAGCAGAAAGAGTCCCCCGGCAAGAGCTTCTACCAAAGGACCTGAAAGGGAAAATAACGTAGTCCCTTTTAATGCCAGAAAAAGAGCTGCTGCCAAAAGGGCTTCTGCTACAAGAGATTTAATAATAATGATTACTGCTTTGGCGCTGTTTTCCATAAGCGTAGGCGGTACGATCTATAAATATGCTACCAAAAAGGACATCGCCACTATGGTCGTCCCTATGGGAAGCGTTGATATTCCCAGAGTGATAAACGGAATCATCATCAGAGACGAAGCAGTATACAGGTCAAATGCAGGGGGAAATGTTGACTTCTGGGTGGCGGACAAGCAGAAGGTGAAATCGGGAACGGTAGTTTGCAGTATAAAAAATCCTGAAACGACAAAAGCTTTAGAAAATCAGAGCGAAATTCTTTCCCAGAAAATCCTGGATATGCAGTCTCTGCGTACAGAGGTATCGGCCTTTACCCATGATGTATCCAATATAAATAAAAAAATAAAAAGCGATATAGATAAGAATCTTTTTCTTCTTTCAGGCGACGATTTTTCAGCGGTTTACAAGCTGAAGGACAGCGTCGAGAAAAATATCAACAAAAGAAACGAGCTTCTTCTAAGTGAGGGAAAAGGCTCTCTCGAATCCTATGTCAATGAAAACCGGCAATACAGCGAGAAGCTTTCTCAAAGTATAGCAACAGTTTCTGTAACCGAAGGCGGAATCGTCTCTTATGTTGTTGATGGATTTGAGGAGCTTTTGAATTTCAGCAATATGGATCAGGTAAGAAAAGAAGAAACCGTAATGCAAATCGTACCCAAAATAAGCGAAAGAGTGAAAGAGGCCTCCGAAGGCTCTGAAGTATTTAAGATTGTTAAGTCAAATGAATGGTATATAGCGTCATATATTGAAAACGACCTTACCTTGAACTGGAAAGAAAGTGACACAGTCAAGCTTTATCTCGATAAAGACGGAGAATATATGGGCATAGATTTTAAAATAGAAGAGCTGGAGCGCAGAGAAAAAGAAAGTTTTGTTCTTTTTAAATCAAATAAGCAGATGTATGATTTCCTCGATATGAGATCTGTTTCCTTTAAAACTTATGACAGTATTTACAGCGGAATAAAAATCCCTGAAAATGCCATTACAGAAAGAACATTTCTTAAAATCCCTGAAGACTATGTGATTAACTCTAAAGGCAGGGACGTAGTTTATAAGCTTATTAATGACAAAACAGAAGAAGTTGCCATAAGCATGAAAAGCCTTCGTTTAAATGAGGATAAGGGCGGCTACGTCTACGTGATGCAGGATTTTAATAATATAAAACGCGGCGATACAGTAATTATGCCGGAGAAAGAGAAGGATTCAGAAGGGGAAGAAAATGCCCCTGCCGCAAATAATCTGGAAAAGACCTATGTTATAGATGAAATCGTCGTGTCCAAAGGCGTTTTTAAGGCCAACAGCGGCATAGCATCATTTACAAGCATAAGCACTGAAGGCATGACGAAAGGAAATAACGGATACGTTATCCTTCCTGCAAGCCCCGAAGGAAGCGCCTCAGGAATAAAGATATATGATATCATTGTTTCCGATGCGGTTAATAATTATATTCAAGAAGGCGACAGAATAAATTAA
- the ylbJ gene encoding sporulation integral membrane protein YlbJ encodes MNNPKKSKALLLIIPILIILFNILIILRPAEIIGAAKEGLLLWYTANVPSLLPFMITVNILMGLKAVEFFGVIFEPFMAPLFNVNGNGSFPFIAGMTSGYPIGAKVTSRLRQENLISKTEAQRLLAFSNNSGPLFILGAVGVGMFKNPSVGYFLMLIHYLGAILNGLIFKYYKKEKVKSVSRVKGTLFSDALEKMRIERIRDGRSFTMILSESLMDSMTAIVNIGGYIMLFFVVVKALEIVNIISIFESLLYPLIKILNISPEMFKGLFYGIFEITGGAGKLSALPLSRPVILLAGFILSFGGFSIHAQSSNFISKTDISMAIYILSKISHGLITALLGYILYPFFSFQTTAEVFGYYGLDPLRELIGSVIICIISLFAMFMTYFIIAAVSKFSEYRKKRNRLNGFPKYKKE; translated from the coding sequence ATGAATAATCCAAAAAAATCCAAGGCATTATTACTCATTATACCAATATTAATTATCTTGTTCAATATTTTAATTATCCTGCGGCCTGCTGAAATCATAGGAGCCGCAAAAGAAGGCCTCTTATTATGGTATACGGCAAACGTTCCTTCCCTTCTTCCTTTTATGATAACGGTGAATATCCTTATGGGGCTTAAGGCTGTTGAATTTTTTGGTGTAATCTTTGAACCCTTTATGGCGCCTTTATTTAACGTAAACGGAAACGGGAGCTTTCCTTTTATTGCCGGAATGACTTCCGGCTATCCCATAGGGGCAAAAGTAACCTCAAGGCTTAGACAAGAAAACTTAATTTCAAAGACGGAAGCACAAAGGCTTCTTGCCTTTTCCAATAATTCAGGCCCCCTTTTCATTCTCGGAGCCGTCGGCGTAGGAATGTTTAAAAATCCTTCCGTGGGATATTTTCTCATGCTGATCCATTATCTTGGGGCAATTTTAAACGGGCTTATTTTTAAGTATTATAAAAAGGAAAAGGTTAAGTCTGTAAGCCGCGTTAAAGGAACACTTTTCAGCGACGCCCTGGAAAAAATGAGAATCGAAAGAATAAGAGACGGAAGAAGCTTTACAATGATTCTTTCGGAAAGCCTTATGGATTCCATGACCGCAATCGTTAATATCGGCGGATATATTATGCTTTTTTTCGTGGTAGTAAAAGCTCTTGAAATCGTAAATATTATATCCATTTTTGAAAGCCTTCTTTATCCCCTTATAAAAATACTGAACATATCTCCCGAAATGTTTAAGGGTCTTTTTTACGGTATATTCGAAATAACAGGAGGTGCGGGAAAACTGTCGGCTCTTCCTTTAAGCAGGCCCGTAATCCTTTTAGCCGGCTTTATTCTTTCCTTCGGCGGCTTTTCAATCCATGCTCAGTCTTCAAATTTTATATCCAAGACGGATATCAGCATGGCAATATATATTTTATCGAAAATTAGCCACGGGCTTATTACAGCCCTTTTAGGCTATATTCTATATCCTTTTTTTAGCTTTCAAACTACTGCCGAGGTTTTTGGCTATTACGGATTAGACCCTTTAAGAGAGCTTATAGGCTCTGTCATTATATGCATCATATCTTTATTTGCAATGTTTATGACTTATTTTATAATCGCCGCTGTTTCAAAGTTTTCGGAATACAGAAAAAAAAGAAACCGTCTGAACGGTTTCCCTAAATATAAAAAAGAATAA
- a CDS encoding ATPase, which yields MDSIENYLAQIEDILEDSKNVPFSGKVAVDRDMIYDIIDEMRLHFPEEIKEAQKVMDNREKYVKDAEKRAALIVEEAKKEAENILKDAENKATRLTGEHEIYKRAVQEGETLLEEAKQDAKNLRINAMDYADEILAKSEQAIKLTAENINSQSQSAQAYFNQILETLYNNRQELRGVN from the coding sequence ATGGATTCTATTGAAAACTATCTCGCACAGATTGAAGATATATTAGAGGACAGTAAAAACGTTCCCTTTTCTGGTAAGGTAGCTGTGGACAGGGACATGATATATGACATTATTGACGAAATGCGGCTTCATTTTCCCGAGGAAATAAAGGAAGCACAAAAAGTAATGGATAACAGAGAAAAATACGTTAAAGATGCGGAAAAAAGAGCTGCCCTTATTGTTGAGGAAGCTAAAAAAGAAGCGGAAAATATTCTTAAAGATGCTGAAAATAAAGCTACCCGCCTTACAGGCGAGCATGAAATATATAAAAGAGCCGTTCAAGAGGGAGAAACACTTCTTGAAGAAGCAAAGCAGGACGCTAAAAACCTCAGGATTAATGCCATGGATTATGCAGATGAAATACTTGCAAAATCAGAGCAGGCCATTAAGCTTACAGCTGAAAATATAAACAGCCAGAGCCAAAGCGCTCAGGCCTATTTTAATCAAATTCTTGAAACCCTTTACAATAACCGCCAGGAGCTTAGAGGGGTTAATTAA
- the coaD gene encoding pantetheine-phosphate adenylyltransferase, translating to MIAIYPGSFDPATYGHLDIIERASGLADELIVGILDNPSKTSLFTAAERKRHLFDITKDMKNVRVESFNGLLVDFARKCNAQIVIRGLRALTDFEYEFQMALTNRELSSSIETLFIPTSKEYLFLSSSVVKEIARFNGDYSNMVPEIVRLDLKQKFN from the coding sequence ATGATTGCAATTTACCCGGGAAGCTTTGACCCTGCAACTTATGGGCATTTGGATATAATAGAAAGAGCATCCGGCTTAGCCGATGAGCTTATTGTAGGCATATTGGACAACCCTTCCAAAACCTCTCTTTTTACAGCTGCAGAAAGAAAACGGCATTTATTTGATATTACGAAGGATATGAAAAATGTTCGGGTAGAGTCTTTTAACGGATTGCTTGTAGATTTTGCCCGTAAGTGCAATGCTCAAATAGTCATTAGGGGCCTAAGGGCGCTGACGGATTTTGAGTATGAATTTCAGATGGCGCTTACCAATAGAGAGCTTTCAAGCTCCATAGAGACTTTATTTATACCTACAAGCAAAGAATATTTATTTTTAAGCTCAAGCGTCGTAAAGGAAATTGCAAGGTTTAACGGTGACTATAGCAATATGGTGCCTGAAATAGTAAGGCTTGATTTAAAACAAAAATTCAATTAG
- the rsmD gene encoding 16S rRNA (guanine(966)-N(2))-methyltransferase RsmD has product MRVIAGLARGHKLKATEDYDIRPTPDRVRESVFNMLSNDIYGSSFLDIFGGSGAVGIEALSRGADFLAVIEKNKKHCKIIEDNISHVKKALGEFKFKLINSGFEDGIRSLKDQKFDIIFMDPPYDTGFSSTALKLIYDADILNAEGIIVVEQKSNEEEPHNAHFEIVKNKRYGITGIYFLKYKQEV; this is encoded by the coding sequence ATGAGAGTCATTGCAGGCCTTGCCAGAGGGCATAAGCTTAAAGCCACAGAAGATTACGACATAAGGCCTACTCCAGACAGGGTGCGGGAATCTGTATTTAACATGCTTTCAAATGATATATATGGTTCCTCTTTCCTTGATATATTCGGCGGTTCAGGGGCAGTTGGTATAGAAGCTCTAAGCCGAGGCGCCGATTTTTTGGCGGTAATTGAAAAAAATAAAAAGCATTGCAAGATTATAGAAGACAATATTTCCCACGTGAAAAAGGCGTTGGGAGAATTTAAGTTTAAGCTTATTAATTCAGGTTTTGAAGATGGAATACGAAGCCTTAAGGACCAAAAGTTCGACATTATATTTATGGACCCTCCCTATGATACAGGGTTTAGCTCTACGGCCCTTAAACTCATTTATGACGCGGATATTTTAAATGCCGAAGGAATCATTGTAGTCGAACAAAAATCAAATGAGGAAGAGCCTCACAACGCTCATTTTGAGATAGTTAAAAATAAGCGTTACGGAATTACCGGCATTTATTTTCTAAAATATAAACAAGAGGTATAA